The following are encoded together in the Roseivirga misakiensis genome:
- a CDS encoding O-antigen ligase family protein: MVLTLFVLQILVLTYGVGVILYCFNKIVVQGKPEYLLLFFCLFAPAYTTILSLAYQLSGTPLLVAFFKYAKEVLTLGALAVFVFGRRKPLDYGVRMYSLDYAIMVFLALALVFALMPIGPSSFVNKAVYFKNLLLLGIMYFLGRNIKLSYDFQKKIFNAILATLVLAFIVTGFEKLTNTHFQSIIGYSAYNQDIMDIEPTGNYGLQWTFEAAGGVKRFAAFFHSPLALASSMLLTLIVAFALFTSVKYRLNKLKYLLLMLLAVMCLIFAYSRAAIGGIFLAGVFLAFTFGYRKLIYTGLLSLLVFWLYVVFLAPEDVRYYVFDTISFSDSSSLGHIAEWIEGIETATQNPLGYGLATSGNVGGVDEDLQVGGENQYIIFAVQLGIPGLIVYLSVIFLTISVSLRAYRMSDTRQDKLIPLITASFKFGLLFLMMFSNTENYGNISYLIWWFAGTSVAIYSTAKYDSSLKFKYATN, from the coding sequence GTGGTACTCACGTTATTCGTCCTACAAATACTGGTTCTCACTTATGGTGTGGGTGTAATCTTATATTGTTTTAACAAAATTGTAGTTCAGGGAAAACCAGAGTATCTACTATTATTCTTTTGCCTTTTTGCTCCTGCCTACACTACCATCTTAAGTCTTGCCTACCAACTTTCGGGAACTCCTTTGCTGGTGGCCTTCTTTAAATATGCTAAGGAAGTGCTGACGCTTGGAGCATTGGCCGTATTCGTTTTCGGAAGGCGAAAGCCACTTGATTATGGTGTGCGCATGTATTCGCTCGATTATGCCATAATGGTCTTTTTGGCCTTAGCCCTGGTCTTCGCCCTGATGCCTATTGGCCCTTCTAGTTTTGTAAACAAAGCCGTTTACTTCAAAAACTTACTTTTGCTGGGCATCATGTATTTTTTGGGCAGAAACATAAAGCTCTCTTATGACTTTCAGAAAAAGATTTTTAATGCCATTCTGGCTACCCTTGTACTCGCATTTATTGTCACAGGCTTTGAAAAGTTGACAAATACTCATTTTCAGTCGATCATTGGGTATAGTGCCTACAATCAGGACATAATGGACATTGAACCAACTGGCAATTATGGTTTGCAATGGACCTTCGAGGCCGCAGGAGGAGTCAAGCGGTTCGCTGCCTTTTTTCATAGCCCTCTTGCACTTGCCTCTAGTATGTTGCTTACCTTGATTGTGGCATTCGCGCTATTTACATCCGTCAAGTATAGGCTGAATAAACTCAAGTATCTGCTCTTGATGTTGCTTGCCGTGATGTGCTTGATTTTCGCCTATTCCAGGGCAGCCATTGGGGGGATTTTTCTGGCTGGAGTGTTTCTGGCTTTTACTTTTGGTTACAGGAAGCTGATTTATACAGGCTTACTTAGCCTTTTAGTTTTTTGGTTGTATGTTGTTTTTCTAGCGCCCGAGGATGTTCGCTACTATGTGTTTGATACCATTAGTTTTTCAGACAGTTCAAGCCTGGGTCATATTGCTGAATGGATTGAAGGTATCGAGACTGCCACGCAAAATCCTCTGGGTTATGGTTTGGCCACTAGTGGCAATGTCGGGGGGGTTGATGAAGACCTTCAGGTAGGTGGTGAAAATCAGTACATTATCTTTGCTGTACAGTTAGGCATTCCAGGTCTAATCGTATACTTGTCTGTGATTTTTCTCACCATCTCAGTTAGTCTCAGAGCATATAGAATGTCTGATACCCGTCAGGATAAACTAATTCCCCTGATTACGGCTTCATTTAAGTTTGGTCTGCTATTTTTAATGATGTTTTCGAATACTGAAAACTATGGCAATATTTCTTATCTCATTTGGTGGTTTGCAGGGACATCCGTGGCGATCTACTCAACGGCAAAGTATGACTCTTCTTTAAAGTTTAAGTATGCTACCAACTGA
- a CDS encoding glycosyltransferase family 2 protein codes for MDPSVAIIIVNWNSVDVTRPCLASLRGLDYPAYKVIVVDNGSTDDSDKILESEFEEVVFLRNQENLGFTGGNNRGITYALEENFDFTMLLNNDTIVTPPFLSRLITAFGKDSSLGAVQPKILYNQERDVIWNAGGIFNKVWAITRTRGQGEKDMGQYDEAGATPWVTGCCFLVKSSIIKQIGSLDDRFFIYYEDTDWSFRITKAGYSLGYEPSAQIYHEVGMSNNNRKNYGEGTLSPFTHYVTVRNHIYMIRKHQKGIYLVTAWLFQAYKVFVRLVYFFVSRKPKKFQATLRGLREGIKN; via the coding sequence ATGGACCCATCTGTAGCCATTATCATCGTCAATTGGAACAGTGTCGATGTTACAAGACCATGTTTGGCTTCACTAAGAGGACTAGATTATCCTGCTTATAAAGTAATTGTAGTAGATAACGGGTCGACAGATGATTCAGACAAAATTCTGGAATCTGAATTTGAAGAAGTGGTATTTCTCCGTAATCAGGAGAATCTGGGCTTTACTGGTGGTAATAATCGGGGTATTACCTATGCCTTGGAAGAGAATTTCGATTTCACCATGCTACTCAACAATGACACGATCGTCACCCCTCCATTTCTTTCAAGATTAATTACCGCTTTCGGAAAAGATAGTTCACTAGGTGCAGTACAACCGAAGATTCTCTATAATCAGGAACGGGACGTAATTTGGAATGCCGGAGGTATTTTTAATAAGGTTTGGGCTATTACACGAACCCGAGGACAAGGGGAAAAAGATATGGGCCAGTATGATGAGGCGGGTGCCACCCCTTGGGTGACCGGCTGTTGCTTTTTAGTAAAAAGCAGTATTATCAAACAGATTGGTAGTCTTGACGACCGGTTTTTTATTTACTATGAAGATACGGATTGGTCATTCAGGATTACAAAAGCAGGTTATAGCCTTGGCTATGAACCCAGTGCGCAGATCTATCATGAGGTAGGAATGTCCAATAACAACAGGAAGAACTATGGAGAGGGAACCCTATCGCCCTTTACACATTATGTCACTGTAAGGAATCATATCTATATGATAAGAAAGCACCAAAAAGGAATTTATTTGGTGACCGCCTGGCTTTTTCAAGCATATAAAGTTTTTGTTAGGTTGGTTTATTTCTTTGTGAGCCGAAAACCTAAGAAATTTCAGGCTACCCTTAGAGGGCTGAGAGAAGGCATAAAAAACTAA
- a CDS encoding GumC domain-containing protein, protein MEKKDQYIDENKVSPQQAIENISMWLSMILRKKWWIVMAAVFLAALLFGYNQLKKLKYSASTSFVLETGASDGLGQFSSLANLAGINLNSTGSGAAFQIDNIIKLYTSYRMLSETLLTEAEFNGKSTLLIDRYAENKGLRKRWNKVEELTSIDFHLPREQFTIAHDSLIKEVIKELNEGGLSVDKPDRKMSILVVNVVDHDELFAKAFNEALVHNVNEFYAKTTTSNSGENLRILQSQADSLKLLLDKLILDFARLSEENPNLNPLRLSEQVPLQKTQVDIQITTASYTEIIKNLEIAKITHRNNQPLVQIIDSPILPLDNNKWTTFRTLLGGLFFGGLLMILYLSIKQIIMTALKE, encoded by the coding sequence ATGGAAAAGAAAGATCAATATATAGATGAGAACAAAGTTTCTCCCCAGCAGGCCATTGAGAATATCTCAATGTGGCTATCAATGATATTGAGGAAGAAATGGTGGATTGTCATGGCCGCGGTGTTTTTGGCGGCATTATTATTTGGATATAATCAGCTCAAAAAGCTTAAATATTCGGCTTCAACGAGCTTTGTTTTGGAAACAGGTGCTTCTGACGGACTAGGACAGTTTTCGTCATTGGCAAATTTGGCCGGTATTAATTTGAATAGTACAGGTTCAGGGGCTGCCTTTCAAATAGACAATATTATAAAGTTGTATACTTCCTATCGAATGTTGTCAGAGACTTTGCTGACCGAGGCAGAGTTTAATGGGAAATCGACACTACTGATAGATCGGTATGCCGAAAATAAGGGACTTAGAAAGCGTTGGAATAAAGTAGAGGAATTGACAAGTATCGATTTCCATTTGCCAAGAGAGCAATTTACAATTGCTCATGATAGTTTGATTAAGGAGGTAATCAAGGAGCTGAATGAGGGTGGTTTGTCTGTGGATAAGCCCGATCGAAAAATGAGCATTTTGGTGGTGAATGTGGTCGATCATGATGAGCTCTTTGCAAAAGCATTTAATGAGGCTCTAGTACATAATGTCAACGAGTTTTATGCAAAGACAACTACCTCAAATTCGGGTGAAAATCTGCGCATTCTTCAATCACAGGCAGACAGTCTTAAACTACTTCTCGACAAGCTGATACTTGATTTTGCAAGACTTTCCGAAGAGAACCCCAACTTAAATCCACTGAGATTAAGTGAACAGGTGCCACTTCAGAAGACACAAGTGGATATTCAAATTACCACAGCCTCATACACAGAAATTATAAAAAACTTAGAAATTGCCAAGATTACACACAGAAACAATCAGCCTCTAGTCCAAATTATTGACTCGCCAATCCTGCCTCTGGATAACAACAAATGGACAACGTTCAGAACCTTGTTAGGAGGATTGTTTTTTGGTGGTCTTTTGATGATTCTTTATTTGTCTATTAAGCAGATAATAATGACGGCTCTCAAGGAATGA
- a CDS encoding oligosaccharide flippase family protein, producing the protein MPSNSSPFLWIKKSPFRNFTSLSFIQAINIGIGLLATPIIFSAVGEQQYGMINLALSIMMLLNVLIGFGFHLSGPREIAILLSKGQPLSNIFAQIIFSKSLIALITVSLLFFLSLGLGFFPNYRLILLFSITIILAEVINPLWFLMGAERMRMLSIGNLASRLIYLLLVFLFVKGLEDSSKVNFLFGLTAMVVNLLLVWKIVKDFRLTFRLQSIHTVFSTISSNTYLFLSSVAGHFSVHSAIIILSNLVSDAALGVYSLAQKVPIVLRMIPVLVTQSILAKASVFYQDDRISFNRMVGGAYLLTLLFTLLTSLSLYFLSDQVVYFLSAGTNTNAGKVLEKLAFIPFLAALNVGNMTIMLSAGSKKLLFDSTWICSTVMMVVGFFGAYLRGVEGMAYALLFSELFIFTTQGIMTFRMLNTETKSFYNSLFKIARSVFGDKAYGSGRNTE; encoded by the coding sequence ATGCCGAGTAATTCCTCTCCTTTTTTATGGATTAAGAAGAGTCCTTTTCGAAACTTTACTTCTCTTTCCTTTATACAGGCCATTAACATTGGTATTGGTCTATTGGCCACTCCAATAATTTTCAGTGCTGTAGGTGAGCAGCAATATGGAATGATCAATTTGGCCTTGTCTATCATGATGTTATTGAATGTACTGATCGGTTTTGGCTTCCATCTCAGCGGCCCTCGAGAAATCGCCATTCTGTTATCAAAGGGGCAGCCACTGTCCAATATTTTTGCACAAATAATTTTTAGCAAGAGTCTCATTGCCCTTATCACTGTATCCCTTTTATTCTTCCTTTCTTTAGGGCTTGGCTTTTTTCCCAATTACAGATTAATATTACTTTTCTCGATTACGATTATTCTTGCAGAAGTCATTAACCCCCTTTGGTTTCTGATGGGAGCGGAACGAATGCGTATGCTCTCCATTGGCAATTTGGCCAGTCGCTTGATATATCTTCTTTTGGTATTCCTATTTGTAAAAGGTTTAGAAGATTCTTCTAAAGTCAATTTTCTCTTTGGGTTGACGGCCATGGTTGTCAACTTATTGTTGGTTTGGAAGATTGTTAAAGACTTTCGACTGACCTTCAGATTGCAATCAATTCATACAGTTTTTTCAACAATTTCTTCCAATACATATCTCTTTCTATCTTCTGTTGCCGGTCATTTTTCAGTACACAGTGCGATAATCATCTTAAGCAACCTTGTTTCAGATGCTGCCCTTGGTGTCTATAGTCTTGCCCAAAAAGTGCCGATTGTTCTCCGGATGATTCCGGTTTTAGTGACTCAATCTATTCTTGCGAAAGCCAGTGTATTTTATCAGGATGACCGTATTTCTTTTAATAGAATGGTTGGTGGGGCTTATCTATTGACTTTGCTTTTTACCCTCTTGACGAGTTTATCCTTATATTTTTTGTCAGATCAGGTAGTTTACTTTCTTTCTGCCGGTACCAATACCAATGCGGGAAAAGTTTTAGAAAAGTTGGCATTCATCCCTTTTTTGGCTGCTTTGAACGTTGGAAACATGACGATCATGTTGAGTGCCGGTTCGAAGAAATTGCTTTTTGACAGTACCTGGATATGCAGTACTGTTATGATGGTAGTGGGCTTTTTTGGGGCTTACTTGAGAGGAGTTGAAGGTATGGCCTACGCCTTGCTTTTTTCGGAATTATTCATATTCACGACTCAGGGAATCATGACTTTCCGAATGCTGAATACAGAGACCAAATCATTTTATAATTCACTTTTTAAAATTGCAAGGAGTGTTTTTGGAGATAAAGCATATGGAAGTGGTCGAAATACAGAATAA
- a CDS encoding NAD-dependent epimerase/dehydratase family protein: MKKNIIITGVAGLLGSRLADWLIEHHLEYEIVGIDDLSGGYRENVPDQVVFYELDCKDKTLNSIFEQHKPEYVFHFAAYAAEGLSPFIRTFNYQNNLIATANIINECIRHDVKRLVFTSSMAVYGKGTPPFDESDRPSPIDPYGIAKYACEMDIQVAGEQHGLDWCIIRPHNVYGIKQNIWDSYRNVLGIWMFQYICGQPMSVFGDGSQKRAFSFIDDCLKPLWAAAVEPRASKEIINLGSGVEHSILQANEILREVIGEGEVAFREQRHEVKNAHPTWQKSVDILAFEDKTDLRTGLSIMWEWAKRQSYREKFVWDQYELDQGIYDFWKTGNLKKPNPA, encoded by the coding sequence ATGAAAAAGAATATCATTATTACGGGTGTAGCCGGCCTTCTTGGGAGTAGACTTGCAGACTGGCTCATTGAGCACCATCTGGAGTATGAGATCGTTGGAATCGATGATTTAAGTGGAGGGTATAGAGAAAATGTTCCTGATCAGGTGGTCTTTTATGAATTGGATTGTAAAGACAAGACCCTGAATTCAATTTTCGAACAGCACAAACCGGAATATGTGTTTCATTTTGCCGCATATGCTGCAGAAGGACTATCACCGTTCATCAGAACCTTTAACTATCAAAACAACCTCATCGCCACGGCCAACATTATTAATGAGTGTATTCGCCATGATGTGAAGAGACTTGTATTCACGAGTTCTATGGCAGTGTATGGAAAAGGGACTCCGCCTTTTGATGAATCTGATCGCCCCAGCCCCATTGATCCTTACGGTATAGCAAAATATGCCTGTGAAATGGATATTCAGGTGGCGGGTGAACAGCATGGGCTTGACTGGTGTATCATTCGCCCACACAACGTATATGGTATTAAACAGAATATCTGGGATTCGTATCGTAATGTGCTGGGAATCTGGATGTTTCAGTATATATGTGGTCAGCCGATGAGTGTATTTGGTGATGGGTCACAGAAACGTGCTTTTAGCTTTATAGATGATTGTCTAAAACCTCTGTGGGCAGCCGCAGTGGAACCCAGAGCATCCAAGGAGATCATTAACTTAGGGTCAGGTGTTGAACATTCAATATTGCAGGCCAACGAAATTCTTCGCGAGGTCATAGGTGAGGGAGAAGTGGCATTTAGAGAACAAAGACATGAGGTGAAGAACGCACACCCTACATGGCAAAAATCAGTGGACATTCTGGCTTTCGAGGATAAAACCGACCTTAGAACAGGACTTAGTATTATGTGGGAATGGGCAAAGCGCCAGTCATATAGAGAAAAATTTGTGTGGGATCAATACGAGCTGGATCAAGGTATTTATGACTTCTGGAAAACAGGCAATTTAAAGAAGCCTAATCCCGCCTAA
- a CDS encoding sugar transferase, which produces MSVDNIYGDVKYDLLLESLPKCAFELVNDYILTEGSKDYYAFETSSTFNIRNTLNNRKCDAIVNLKPTNDLGYINKFFECVNTSLKTGGRFFIVAEMALQRKRRILKKYPFGLNWMLYFMDFVFHRVFPKLEPTRRFYFFIKGSRSRVLHEIEVLGRLYSCGFELVKKRKANGLTYMVLEKVSEPTYSMEPTYGLFIRLNRVGKGGKKIKVRKLRSMYAYSEFIQEYIYQNYSLAEGGKLKRDPRVSKAGKIFRKYWIDELPMIWNLLNGDLKLVGVRPLSPHYLSLYPETAVEARLKTKPGLVPPFYCDMPKTFDEIVASEMKYLEAYRKNPLGTDIRYFFLAVKNILFKGARSQ; this is translated from the coding sequence ATGTCTGTAGACAACATTTATGGAGATGTAAAGTACGATCTTTTATTAGAGTCTTTGCCAAAGTGTGCCTTTGAACTCGTCAATGATTATATCCTGACTGAGGGCTCAAAAGACTACTATGCATTTGAAACCTCTTCAACCTTCAACATTAGAAATACTTTAAACAATAGAAAATGTGATGCTATTGTTAACCTTAAGCCTACGAATGATCTAGGTTATATTAATAAGTTCTTTGAATGTGTTAATACATCGCTGAAAACTGGGGGGCGTTTCTTTATCGTTGCTGAAATGGCACTTCAAAGAAAGCGAAGGATTCTCAAGAAGTACCCTTTTGGATTGAATTGGATGCTGTACTTCATGGACTTCGTATTTCATAGGGTGTTCCCGAAACTCGAACCAACGAGAAGGTTTTACTTTTTTATTAAGGGAAGCAGAAGTAGGGTCTTACATGAAATTGAAGTGTTAGGCAGGTTGTATTCTTGTGGTTTCGAGTTAGTAAAGAAAAGAAAAGCTAACGGCCTGACTTATATGGTATTGGAGAAGGTGAGTGAACCTACATATTCTATGGAGCCCACTTATGGTTTATTCATAAGACTTAATAGAGTTGGTAAAGGAGGAAAGAAAATCAAAGTAAGAAAGCTTCGTTCAATGTATGCTTATTCGGAGTTTATCCAGGAATACATATATCAAAACTATAGTTTGGCCGAGGGTGGTAAGCTTAAAAGAGACCCTAGGGTCTCCAAGGCGGGTAAGATTTTTCGAAAGTACTGGATTGATGAGTTGCCAATGATTTGGAACTTATTAAATGGTGATTTAAAGTTAGTGGGGGTAAGACCTTTAAGTCCACACTACTTGAGTCTTTATCCAGAAACAGCAGTAGAGGCACGGTTAAAGACAAAGCCGGGATTAGTTCCACCATTTTATTGTGACATGCCAAAGACTTTTGATGAGATTGTCGCATCAGAAATGAAGTATTTAGAAGCTTATAGAAAGAACCCTCTTGGTACGGATATCAGATACTTCTTTTTGGCAGTAAAAAATATTCTTTTCAAAGGAGCTCGAAGTCAATAA
- a CDS encoding SLBB domain-containing protein, with amino-acid sequence MRQATALGYSESDLLELARQQGWSSSEIDQFRQRIDNVKTSRISEASSDIISDSRLRGAYFDSLNSKSRVISDVFGLDFFGNKSPFLSFGSSQNLPTPANYILGPGDELFIDIYGSSEQYYQAEISPDGIVLLENIGPIHVSGLRIEEAKRVLKQKLSGFYKELVGSNPKSSLGVSLGSARSISVSIAGEVEVPGTYNLSAFSTVLNALYLSGGVRENGTLREIKIVRGGKLTSTIDLYPYLVDGMLSDEGWLKDGDVVIVGVYTNRVSLAGEVKRAGRFELKEGENLEDLIRFGGGFSEFALTKQISLTRNLEGEKFVSDIFAQQFPLFEPKPGDIYNIPRVLDRFRNRVQVKGAVFRPGDYAIEDGLTVTQLIDKAAGLKGDAVFQRALIVRTKPDLSTENISFDLGQLIEGKTSDITLEREDVLQIFSIHDLGEEQYVEVSGEVNNGGIFGFSDNMTIEDLIALAGGLKSSASSSRIEITRRLGDSESGAISEVLVRDIQNDLKLSDSSFVLMPYDHVLVRKNPNFFTQRFVVVEGQVEFPGDYAIKDQNERISSLLERSGGVNQFAFVEGASLLRKTEFYSESSDIELQINDLQMLLERFDENPESLTESQLAQLERINGELEKLSNSAEENQNLSSFAKRERLKEIVKRNTLYGEVELKESEAIGIDLEKILANPGSKHDLILQEGDVLVIPKEAETVRLRGRVLYPTTVLFEKERSLRHFIDKAGGFDNRAKRRGTYVIYPNGSVARTKGFLFFRNYPKVTAGSEIIVPAKPPKIPVTPGEIIGITSGLATLALLVSQIDFSSSGN; translated from the coding sequence ATGAGACAAGCGACTGCCTTAGGCTATTCGGAGTCTGATCTTTTGGAATTGGCGCGACAGCAAGGATGGTCAAGTTCAGAGATAGATCAGTTTAGGCAGAGAATTGACAATGTCAAGACCTCAAGAATTTCAGAGGCATCATCTGATATTATTTCTGACTCTCGCCTAAGAGGAGCTTATTTTGACTCGCTCAACTCAAAGAGCAGGGTTATTTCCGATGTTTTTGGACTTGACTTTTTTGGAAACAAAAGCCCTTTTTTAAGCTTTGGTTCCTCTCAGAATTTACCAACGCCTGCCAATTATATTCTAGGTCCCGGAGACGAGCTTTTTATTGATATTTATGGTTCTTCAGAGCAGTACTATCAAGCCGAAATTAGCCCTGATGGGATAGTGCTTTTAGAGAATATTGGCCCTATTCATGTCTCCGGTTTAAGGATTGAAGAGGCAAAAAGGGTGCTCAAACAAAAACTATCAGGATTCTATAAGGAGTTGGTGGGCTCAAACCCAAAAAGTAGTTTGGGTGTAAGTCTTGGCTCAGCCCGATCAATATCGGTAAGCATAGCAGGTGAAGTTGAGGTACCCGGCACCTATAATTTGAGTGCTTTCTCTACAGTATTGAATGCCTTATACCTATCGGGTGGTGTAAGAGAGAATGGAACACTAAGAGAGATAAAGATTGTCAGAGGAGGAAAACTAACATCCACTATAGATCTATACCCATACCTTGTCGATGGCATGCTCTCTGATGAGGGTTGGCTGAAAGATGGTGATGTAGTGATCGTAGGTGTTTATACAAATAGGGTGAGTTTGGCAGGTGAAGTCAAACGAGCAGGGAGATTTGAATTGAAGGAGGGGGAAAATCTAGAAGACCTAATAAGATTTGGGGGAGGGTTCTCTGAATTCGCTTTGACGAAGCAAATATCGCTGACACGCAATCTAGAAGGAGAGAAGTTTGTTTCAGACATTTTCGCACAGCAGTTTCCTTTATTTGAGCCCAAACCAGGTGACATTTACAATATACCGAGGGTTTTAGACAGGTTTAGGAATAGGGTTCAAGTAAAAGGCGCAGTTTTCAGACCTGGTGACTATGCCATTGAAGATGGTTTGACAGTTACTCAACTTATTGATAAGGCTGCTGGTTTGAAAGGGGATGCCGTCTTTCAGCGCGCCTTGATTGTAAGAACTAAACCAGACCTGAGTACGGAGAACATTTCTTTTGATCTAGGTCAATTGATTGAAGGTAAGACCAGTGATATTACCTTGGAAAGAGAGGATGTGCTTCAGATATTCTCCATACACGATCTGGGTGAAGAGCAATATGTCGAAGTATCCGGAGAGGTGAACAACGGAGGAATTTTTGGGTTTTCGGATAATATGACCATAGAAGATTTGATTGCCCTGGCTGGTGGATTAAAATCTTCGGCCTCTTCTTCTCGCATAGAGATAACGCGAAGATTGGGAGATTCAGAAAGTGGAGCTATTTCTGAAGTGCTTGTCCGAGACATTCAAAATGACCTGAAGTTATCTGACTCCTCATTTGTTTTAATGCCTTATGATCATGTATTGGTCAGAAAAAACCCAAACTTCTTCACCCAACGATTTGTGGTTGTTGAAGGACAGGTGGAGTTCCCAGGGGATTATGCAATCAAAGACCAAAATGAGAGAATATCGAGTCTCTTGGAGAGGTCTGGAGGGGTTAATCAGTTTGCATTTGTGGAGGGCGCCAGCTTGTTGCGAAAAACAGAGTTTTATTCTGAGTCCTCGGACATTGAACTTCAGATTAATGACCTGCAAATGCTTCTAGAGAGGTTTGACGAAAACCCAGAATCGCTGACGGAATCTCAGTTGGCACAACTTGAGCGTATTAACGGAGAACTCGAAAAATTGAGTAACTCTGCCGAAGAGAATCAAAACCTTTCTTCATTTGCTAAACGCGAAAGGTTAAAGGAAATAGTAAAAAGGAATACTCTCTATGGCGAAGTAGAGCTGAAAGAATCTGAGGCAATAGGGATTGATCTCGAGAAAATTTTGGCTAACCCAGGGTCAAAGCATGACCTGATTCTTCAGGAGGGTGATGTATTGGTAATTCCAAAAGAAGCAGAAACGGTCAGGCTCAGAGGTAGAGTACTTTATCCGACAACAGTTCTTTTCGAAAAGGAAAGATCCTTGAGACACTTCATTGATAAGGCAGGAGGGTTTGACAACAGGGCTAAAAGACGAGGGACCTATGTGATTTATCCTAATGGAAGTGTTGCTCGAACCAAGGGATTCTTGTTCTTCAGAAATTATCCAAAAGTGACAGCCGGATCAGAAATTATAGTTCCAGCAAAGCCTCCGAAGATTCCAGTGACTCCTGGAGAGATCATTGGTATTACTAGCGGTTTGGCCACACTGGCTTTATTAGTCAGTCAAATAGATTTCTCCTCCTCAGGAAATTAA
- a CDS encoding class I SAM-dependent methyltransferase — translation MNINIPPACFPYILYQRTAYIRGLSIDRMAKKTLEKAGLIKAGSTFKKLVHLNARLSPTRIAKRYTDDILRDFNSIKPHLPATASNILDIGCGIAGIDLFLSQTYQHEVNLHLIDKTSIQEEVFYGYEPSGSFYNSMEYSRGFLEQNGVPKSNIHLQEATDDNEILFPVSFDLVVSLISWGYHYPVSTYLDTVFDKLAPGGKLIIDVRKGSEGLELIKEKFGNQEVVYSEGQCERVVAIKSR, via the coding sequence ATGAACATTAATATACCACCTGCCTGTTTCCCTTATATTCTCTACCAGAGAACTGCTTACATCAGAGGTCTTTCAATAGACCGTATGGCAAAAAAGACGCTGGAGAAAGCTGGCCTGATCAAAGCCGGCTCTACCTTTAAAAAATTGGTTCATCTGAACGCAAGATTGAGCCCTACCAGAATCGCCAAGCGTTACACTGATGACATCTTGCGTGATTTTAATTCAATTAAACCGCATCTACCTGCAACTGCCTCCAATATTCTTGATATAGGTTGTGGTATTGCGGGCATAGACTTATTCCTTTCTCAGACCTACCAACATGAAGTGAACCTCCATCTAATAGACAAAACAAGCATTCAAGAAGAAGTATTCTATGGATATGAGCCATCTGGTTCTTTCTACAACTCTATGGAATATTCGAGAGGGTTCCTGGAGCAGAATGGGGTACCAAAATCCAATATCCACCTGCAGGAAGCTACTGATGACAATGAGATATTATTCCCAGTATCATTTGACTTGGTCGTATCTCTAATTTCATGGGGCTATCATTATCCGGTCAGCACCTATCTTGATACTGTTTTCGACAAGCTGGCACCGGGGGGTAAACTCATCATCGATGTCAGAAAAGGATCGGAAGGCTTGGAATTGATCAAAGAGAAATTCGGAAATCAGGAAGTTGTGTACTCTGAAGGGCAATGTGAGAGGGTAGTCGCGATTAAGAGCCGTTAG